The following DNA comes from Tunturibacter psychrotolerans.
ATCTTGACGGCGGAAGCCGCCGTTTCACCCGCCGCCATGGTGTGTGTGAGCGCTGATCTCCGTGGTGTTTTCGGTTCTTCGACAGGAGAAGTTTCGATCTCCCCGCCGAAGATCGTGTGCCCCTCTTCAAGGCGATCGAGCGCTGCGTTCAACTGTTCGACTACCGCCTCGGCTTCATCTTCGATGACGATCAGTTCCAGGTTGATCCTTCGATAAATCATATCGGTGTCCCCGTCCTGCAATTGTATGCTCGCCCTGATGACCTGGGTTAGGCAGTTTGCTGCTCCTCGAGGGTTAGGGAAAGTTCCTCCCATTCGGCAAGGAGGGTTGTGCGCTTCGCGCGGAGTTCGTCGAGTTCGGCGGCGTCTTTTTGGGACTGCTCGGCTGAGGTGAAGTTGCCTAAGCGGGCCTCTGCTTCGGCGATGAGGGATTCCAGGTGGGGGATCTCTTCTTCGGCGAAGCGGAGACGGTCTTCGAGTTGTTTGAGTTTGATGGGATTGAGGCGTTTGATTGCGTTGGCTGGCGCGTCTGGTGGTGGTGCGGGTGCTGCGACGATGGGCGCTGGCGCGATTGGGGCTGAGGTCAAGGAATTTGTGATCTGTTCGGTTACTTTTTCAGGGCCGCCCTGTTTGCGCCAGAGGTAGTCCTCGTAGTTGCCGGGGTAGATGTGGAGGCGGCGGTCTTCTACTTCGAAGACGCGGGTGGCGAGGCCGTCGATGAAGTAGCGATCGTGCGAGACGAAGAGGACGGTGCCGGTGAAGTTGCGGATGGCGTCGAGGAGGACGTCTTTGGCGCGGAGGTCGAGGTGGTTGGTGGGCTCGTCCAAGAGTAGGAAGTTGGAGGGCGAGACGAGCATCTTGGCCATCGCGTAACGGTTGCGTTCGCCGCCGGAGAGTACGCCTAGTTTTTTGAAGACATCGTCGCCGGAGAACATGAAGCAGCCGAGGAGGGAGCGGAGTTCGACGACGGGGACCTTGGGGGCGGCGCCGCTGATGTCGTCGAGCATGCCGGCGGCGGGGTCGAGGATTTTGTACTGGTCCTGCGCGAAGAAGTCTGAGAGGACGTTGTGGCCTTCGCGGATGGTGCCTGCGGTGGGCTCTTCCTGACGGCTGAGGAGGCGGATGAGTGTGGACTTGCCTGCTCCGTTCGCGCCTACGAGGGCGATGCGGTCGCCGCGCTCGATGGTGAAGCTTAGGTCGTCGAGGATGAGTTTTTCGCCGCCGGTTGGCGTGGGGTAGATCTTTTTGAGGTTGGTGACTTCGAGGACAGTGCGTCCGCTGGCCGGTGGCTGCGGGATGGAGAAGTGGATGGTGGACTCGTCTTCGGGGACCTCGATACGCTCGATCTTTTCGAGTTCTTTGATGCGGGACTGGACCTGTTTGGCTTTGGTGGCCTGGTAGCGGAAGCGGTTGATGAAGGCTTCGAGGGCGTCGATGCGGTCGCGCTGGTTTTTGTAGGCGTTCATCAGTTGGGTGCGGCGCTCATCTTTTTGCACGACGTACTTCTCGTAGTTGCCGTGATAGGTGTGCATGCGCTTGTTCCAGAGTTCGACGGTTTTGTTGACGGTGACGTCGAGGAAGTAGCGGTCGTGCGAGATGAGGATGTAGGCGTTGGGATAATCGTGGAGATAGGTTTCGAGCCAGTTGCGGGATTCGATGTCGAGGTGGTTGGTGGGCTCGTCGAGGAGGAGGAGTGAGGGCTTTTGCAGGAGAAGCTTGGCTAGCGCGATGCGCATCTGCCAGCCGCCGGAGAACTCTTCGGTGTTGCGGTCCCAGTCTTCTTTGGAGAAGCCCAGGCCGCCGAGGACTGCGCCTACTTGCGAGTCGAGGTTATAGATGTCGTGGACGTGCAGCTGGTCGGCGATGTCGGAGTAGCGCTCGGCTGCTGCGAGGTACTGCTTGGATTTGGGGTCGGCCTCGGAGAGTGTGGTGGTGAGTTCGATGGATTCGCGCTCTAGCTCGTGTAGGTGATCGAAGACGGAGAGGCACTCGGCGAAGACGGTGCGGCCGCGTAGGGCGAGGCCATCCTGCGGGAGATAGCCGAGGGTGACGCCCTTGTTGCGGGTGATGGTGCCGTAGTCGAGGGACTCGATGCCGCCGATGATTTTGAGAAGGGTGGACTTGCCGGTGCCGTTGCCGCCGACCAGACCGGTGCGCTCGTCTGGATTGATGAGCCAGTTCGCGTCTTCGAAGAGGAGTTTTTGGCCGAAGCGTTTGCCGGCTGAGGAGAGTTGGAGCATTCTTCTTCTATTTTCTCATTGCGGGGGGAAAAGCGTGTCCTGCCGGACGGCGCCCTGCGCGGGCAGCGGTCACTTCGTGACTTGTGTCCCGGTCTTGGCGGGTTAGCTGCGAGAGGCCTCCCGTTGGTCGGCTTGATTTTTTGTTTGCGACCAACGGGAGCACCAACCAAAGGGGTACACACGTCACGAAGTGACCGCTGCCCGCGTAGGGCGCTTTCCCGATGAAGTCAAAAGGAATCCGTTTGCAGGGTGAGGTTCGTACTTGGAGTGTTATGCGATCACGTTTTGCAATGCTTGTCTGTTTGTTTGGGTTTGCTGTTTCGGGCTTCGCTTCGCCAGCTGTGGC
Coding sequences within:
- a CDS encoding ABC-F family ATP-binding cassette domain-containing protein; translated protein: MLQLSSAGKRFGQKLLFEDANWLINPDERTGLVGGNGTGKSTLLKIIGGIESLDYGTITRNKGVTLGYLPQDGLALRGRTVFAECLSVFDHLHELERESIELTTTLSEADPKSKQYLAAAERYSDIADQLHVHDIYNLDSQVGAVLGGLGFSKEDWDRNTEEFSGGWQMRIALAKLLLQKPSLLLLDEPTNHLDIESRNWLETYLHDYPNAYILISHDRYFLDVTVNKTVELWNKRMHTYHGNYEKYVVQKDERRTQLMNAYKNQRDRIDALEAFINRFRYQATKAKQVQSRIKELEKIERIEVPEDESTIHFSIPQPPASGRTVLEVTNLKKIYPTPTGGEKLILDDLSFTIERGDRIALVGANGAGKSTLIRLLSRQEEPTAGTIREGHNVLSDFFAQDQYKILDPAAGMLDDISGAAPKVPVVELRSLLGCFMFSGDDVFKKLGVLSGGERNRYAMAKMLVSPSNFLLLDEPTNHLDLRAKDVLLDAIRNFTGTVLFVSHDRYFIDGLATRVFEVEDRRLHIYPGNYEDYLWRKQGGPEKVTEQITNSLTSAPIAPAPIVAAPAPPPDAPANAIKRLNPIKLKQLEDRLRFAEEEIPHLESLIAEAEARLGNFTSAEQSQKDAAELDELRAKRTTLLAEWEELSLTLEEQQTA